AATTGAAGCAACGACTTTCTCTACTCCTATTTGTCCGGTATATCAAAATGTTACGGCAAGCGCTGTTTCTGATCCAAATGAAATCAAGAAAAACTTAATTATACAATTGACAGCTCCTGTAAAATGGACACAATCAGTACGACAAATGATTGCCGATGGCGCTACTTTATTTACTGAAGTCGGTCCTGGAAAAGTATTAGCCGGTTTAATTGGAAAAATCGACAGAGAAGCTGCTACTGCTAACGCATAATTGCTGGTTGAAATAAACTGAAAAATCCCAAATTATCAAACTGATAATTTGGGATTTTGTTTTTTAAGCATATTACTGATTGCTAACTTCGAATCTTCTGTTCCCATTTCCAGGCACTTGCCATGGCTTGTTCCAGAGTAGATTGTGCTTTCCAACCTAAGACATTATTTGCCTTATCAGTATTGGCGTAAGCCGATGTTATATCACCTTCTCTACGGGCTACAATTTTATACGGTAATTTTTTGCCGCTTACTTTTTCGAAAGTATGGATTACTTCCAGCACTGAACTTCCTGTACCTGTTCCCAGATTAAAAGTTTCTACCTTGGCTGTATTTTTTTTATTTAATAAACGCTGTAGAGCAATCACATGCGCTTTGGCTAAATCAACCACATGAATGTAGTCACGAACAGCAGTTCCGTCCGGAGTGGGATAATCATCTCCATAAACCGATAATTCTTTTCTTAATCCAAAACCGGTTTGAGTGATAAATGGTACTAAATTTTGCGGAACACCTATTGGTAATTCCCCTATTTCGGCAGAAGGATGCGATCCAATAGGATTGAAATAACGCAATAAAATGGCATTGATATTAGTTACTTTAGCAGTATCTGTTATGATTTCTTCTCCAATTTGTTTGGTGTTTCCATAAGGAGACATAGCAATTTGAATGGAAGCGTCTTCGGTAATTGGCATTTTTTCGGCTTGACCGTAGACCGTACACGAAGAACTAAAAATGAAATTAGCTTCCTCTTTTTGCTGCAATTCCTGCAAAATATACACTAATGCATTAATATTATTTTCATAATACAACAATGGATTCTCTACACTTTCACCAACCGCTTTTGAAGCCGCAAAATGAATTACACCTGAAATATCTGTATGCCTTTTGAAAAACTCCTGTACTTTATCTTTCTCTCGTAAATCTAACTTTTCGAAAGCGGGAACTTTTCCGGTAATGTTCTGAATTCCGTCTAAAACATTTAAAGAAGTATTCGAAAGATTATCGACAACTATCACCTCAAAACCCTCATTTTGCAATTCTACTACGGTATGAGATCCTATGAAACCCAAACCTCCTGTTACTAGTATTTTCATGATTTCATCTTTTTTATCGATGCGATTTATTCCGCCTCTTGAGTTTATTAAATATAAAAAAAGGCGCAATACATTGCGCCTCCATACCATTATTTCAAAAATTCTAAAACACTGTCTGTTATGAATTTAATTTGCTCATCCTCTAACTCAGTGTGCATTGGCAGCGAAATTACTTCTTTCACCAATTGATTTGTTACCGGAAAATCTTCTTCTTTATAACGAGAATCTAAATATGCTTTTTGCAAATGCAACGGAATTGGATAATAAATAGCACATGGAATCCCTTTATCTAACAAATGTTGCATTAAACCATCTCTGTCAGCATTGATAATTCGCAACGTGTATTGATGAAAAACGTGACAATCACAAACATCACAAATCGTTGGTGCAATTATATTTTTATGGCCTTGAAAAGCAGCTGTATATTTTCTTGCAGCATCTTGTCTTGCTTTGTTATATTGATCTAATAAAGGTAATTTAGCATTCAAAACAGCGGCTTGAATACTATCCAAACGTGAATTTACACCCACAACATCGTGGTGGTAACGTTCGTACATTCCGTGATTTACTATACCGCGAATAGTATGTGCCAACGCATCGTCATTTGTAAAAATAGCACCACCATCACCATAACAACCTAAATTTTTGGAAGGAAAAAATGAAGTTGCTCCAACGTGTCCAATCGTTCCGGCTTTCTTTTTAGTCCCATCCGAAAATCTGCAATTCGCACCAATAGCTTGTGCATTATCCTCAATTACATATAAATTATGGGCTTTGGCGATAGCCATAATAGCCTCCATATTCGCTGCACGACCAAACAAATGTATAGGAACAATTGCTTTTGTTTTTGGCGTAATCGCCTTTTTTATTCCTTCGATAGAGATATTCATATTGAATAAATCTACATCAACTAAAACTGGCCTGAGTTGCAATAACGCAATCACCTCAACAGTTGCAGCGAAAGTAAAATCGGCAGTGATTACCTCATCACCTGGTTTCAAACCCAATCCCATCATGGCAATCTGGAGCGCATCGGTTCCGTTTGCACATGGAATTACGTGTTTAACATCAAGATATTCCTCTAATGATTTTTGAAATTTATGAACTTGCGGTCCATTGATGTAAGCATTTGAATCTAAAACTTCCTGAATAGAATTATTTACGGTTTCTTTTATTGCATCATATTGACTTTTCAGGTCAACCATTTGTATTTTTTTCATTGAAATTTTTATTTAAAATTCACTTTTGAACAGGATTTAAAACCCTATTTATTTAAAGTCTCAAAAAACAATAAACCCTTTCTCAAGACAAAAAACAAAATTAGGCATTTAATGATTTTAAACCAATGAAAATAATATAAAGAAAACGTATTTTAGCCACAAAATTTCAAATATGCTTTTTGCCTACAACATTGTCGTTTTTATAGCCGGATATTTACTAAAAGTCGTGTCTGTTTTTAGCCCAAAAATAAAACTTTTTGTAGCTGGACGAAAAGAAGTTTTCCCGATTTTAGAACAAAAAATAAAACCTTCGGATAAAACAATTTGGTTTCATGCCGCCTCTCTCGGCGAATATGAACAAGGCCTACCAGTCATCGAAAAAATTAAAGAAAAATATCCTTCCCATAAAATCATTGTCAGTTTTTTTTCTCCTTCGGGATATGAAGTTCGCAAAAACAACACCATAGCTGATGCAACAGTATACTTGCCTTTAGACTCCAAAAAAAATGCGCAGGAATTTTTGAGATTGGTCCATCCTGACTTTGTGTTTTTTATCAAATACGAATATTGGCTCCACTATTTAAGCGAACTCAAGAAACAAAATACACCAACCTATCTGATTTCGGGAATTTTTAGACCGAATCAAATGTTTTTCAAGTGGTACGGCGGCTTTTACAGAAAAGCATTGGATACATTCACCTATTTTTTTGTACAAAATCAAAATTCTAAAGACTTATTGTTACAACTTGGAAAAACAAATGTAGCCGTTTCCGGCGATACGCGTTTCGACAGAGTTGCAGCCATTTTAGAAAAAGACAATTCCTTAGAATTTATTTCGGAATTCAAGAATAACACACTAACAATTGTAATAGGGAGCTCATGGCCAAAAGACGAGAATTTATTAATTGATTTTATAAACACCCAAAATCAACCCCTAAAGTTTATAATCGCCCCGCACAATATAAAACCAGCTCAAATTGAGCAATTAAAAAACAGCATTACTAAAAAGACCGTTTTATTTACCGAAAAGGAAAATAAAAACCTGAACGAATATGACGTTTTCATCATTGATACCATCGGAATATTGACTAAAATCTACAGCTACGCAGATATCGCATACGTGGGTGGCGGTTTTGGAAATCCTGGCGTTCATAATATATTAGAACCCGCAACATTTGGCGTACCCATAGTTATTGGGCCAAACTATTCTCATTTTGCAGAAGCAACCGCCTTGGTCAATCTAAAAGGCTGCACGGTAATTTCAAATCTCAAAGAGATGGAAAATGCTTTCCTAGAATTAATTGAAAACGACACAATCAGAGCTCAAAAAGGACTAATCTGTAGTGCTTTTGTTCAAGAAAACCGAGGAGCTACAAACACCATCTTGAAAAAGATATAAAATCAGATTTGAATCAATCCTTATATTGTTGTTTTATTTTTAATTCAAAAACAAAAAATCTGATTAAAAACCAGAAAAAAAGACGTGTATTACCTATTTAAAATTCAATAGTTTAGATTTTTTTTCAACTTTCCAAAAACGAATCATTTTCATCATTTTCTTAAAAACATATCCCCAATAAAATTAATTACCCAATTATAGCCATTTATTTTACGAAATTCTTTTTTTGGCATAGTAGTTGTTACAATAAAAACCGTTGGTGATAAATATTATTTTTAAAAAAAAAATAAAAAAATATTTTACATATTAAAAAATTTATATCTTTGCCACGAATTAATAATTAACCTTTATAATAAAATTAAGATGAAAAAAGTATTTTTAAGTTTAGCTGTTGTTGCTGTTTTAACTGTTGTATCATGTAAAAAAGCTGAAGCTCCTGCTGAAGAAGTTGTAGCTGCTGACACTACTGCTGTAGTTGTTGATTCTGCTGCTGTTGTAGCTGATACTGCTGCTGTTGCTGTTGATTCTGCTGCTGTTGCTGCTCCAGAAGCTAAGTAATTTTTAATTACATCAAAAAATCAAAGTCGTTCACTTTCGTGTAACGGCTTTTTTTTGTGCTTTAAAAACCCAAAATACAGCACATAAAAAAAGTCAAATTGCAAACAAAATGACTTTAAATACAATATCCAAAAATCTTTTAGTCCGGAAACACAAAACCACCTTCCGAAAAATCTAATATCTCCGATTTAGAAGCATATTGCACAATCTCTTTTATCCCTTTTTGAAGACGTAATTCTGTTGTATACTTCCTGCTTACAGCAAAAAGCTCTTCAGCCAAAAGCAGCCTAAAAAAATACTTCCCGCTTGACGTTTTAACCTTTACAAAATTTGCAGTTTCGATACTCAATTTAAAACGCTCTATACTTTCCTCACACTCAAACTTAAGTTCATAACTCAAACTTGTAAATATCGTTTTTCCTTTCCTGGAAGTGAACACAAATTTATACTCATCATTGAATCGTTTACTAATTACAAAAGCGCCCATGAAATTTTAGATTTTAGATTCTAAACAACAATGTCCAGAATACACTTTTATATTTTTATAATTACAAACTCTTATAAAATAAAAAAAGCTCCAAACATAGTTTGAAGCTTTCTTTGTACTCAGAGCGGGACTTGAACCCGCACGAACATTGCTGTTCACTGGATTTTAAGTCCAGCGTGTCTACCAATTTCACCATCCGAGCATTATATGATGTTGGAGCGAAAAACGGGGCTCGAACCCGCGACCTCGACCTTGGCAAGGTCGCGCTCTACCAACTGAGCTATTTTCGCATTTTCAATTCTTAAAAAGAACTACGATACTTGTTCTGTATTGCGGATGCAAATTTAAGACATTTATTGAATTACACAAGCCTTTTTTAGAAAAAAATTACAGATTAAAGTTAACATTCTGATAACGTAAACTTTAAAACCAAAGAAATTATTTCCGGGTTAACATTCTTTTGATTTCGTTCAATTTCATCAAGGCTTCCATTGGAGTTATTGTATTAATATCCAAGTTTAAAATCTCCTCTTTGATTTCTTCCAACAAAGGATCATCCAAATTAAAGAAACTCATCTGCATTTCGTCTTTGGCTGCTTTGATTCCATTTAACGCATCACTAGAATGATTTTTCTCCAGTTTCTTTAATAGTTTCTGTGCTTTTAGGATTACGATTTGGGGCATTCCAGCCATTTTCGCTACATGTATCCCAAAACTATGTGCACTTCCTCCTTTTACTAATTTCCTGATAAAAAGAACTGTATCTTTTAATTCTTTGACAGCCACATTATAATTCTGAATTCTAGGTAACGATTCGCTCATTTCGTTCAGCTCATGATAATGCGTGGCAAATAAGGTTTTAGGTCGTGAAGGATGCTCATGCAAAAACTCAGCAATTGCCCAGGCGATAGAGATTCCGTCATACGTACTGGTTCCTCTTCCAATTTCATCTAAAAGTACTAAACTTCGATCGGAAATATTATTCAAGATAGAAGCTGTTTCATTCATTTCGACCATAAAAGTAGACTCACCCATCGAAATATTATCACTCGCTCCAACTCTGGTGAATATTTTATCTACCATTCCCATTCTAACGCTGTCTGCAGGAACAAAACTTCCCATTTGAGCCAAGAGTACGATTAGTGCAGTTTGACGCAAAATAGCCGATTTTCCAGACATATTAGGCCCAGTAATCATTATAAGCTGTTGCGTTTCTCGGTCTAAAAAAACATCATTGGCAATATATGGCATTCCAACAGGCAATTGCTTTTCGATAACAGGATGCCTTCCGTTTTTGATTTCGAGCTCGAAAGTATCATCAATTTCCGGACAAACATATTTATTTTCTATTGCTAATTGCGTAAACGAACACAAACAATCCAATTGCGCTACTAAATTAGCATTCATTTGAACCGGCTTTATGTAAGTTGCAATCCAACTCACTAATTGTTCAAACAGCTCTACTTCTATTTTATGGATTTTTTCTTCGGCACCAAGGATTTTCGTTTCGTATTCTTTTAATTCCTCAGTAATATATCGTTCTGCGTTTACCAAAGTTTGTTTTCGAATCCATTCGGCTGGAACCTTGTCTTTGTGCATATTCCGAACTTCAATGTAATACCCGAAAACATTATTGAAAGAAATTTTCAAAGAAGAAATACCCGTTAATTGCGACTCCCGTTTTTCTATCCCTTCTAAGAATTCTTTTCCAGAAGTAGATATAGCGCGCAAATCATCTAATTCCGCATTAATTCCTTTGGCAATCGCATTTCCTTTTGCAATAGCAACAGGTGCATCCTGATTTAAGGTTGTTTTGATTTTTTCTCGCAATAATTCACAACTGTGCAAACTGTCGCCAATTACTTTTACAGCTTCTTGAGGACTTTCTAAAGCCAAAGTCTTTATTGGAATAATTGCATCTAGTGATTCTTTCAAATAAATAACTTCTCTTGGCGAAACTTTACCCGCAGCAATTTTGGAAATCAGCCGTTCTAAATCTGAAATTTGTTTGATTTGCTTTTGAATATTTTTTAAAACGTCTTGATTTTCTTTTAAATACGCAACTACTTGATGGCGATTTTGGATTTTAGCACTGTCTTTCAATGGCAATGCCAACCATCGTTTCAACAAACGACCACCCATTGGCGAAAGCGTTTTATCTATAACATCCAAAAGTGTTACTGCATTTGGATTATAACTGTGATATAATTCTAAATTTCGAATGGTAAAACGGTCCATCCAAACATAAGCATCTTCGGCAATACGTTGAATTGCCGTGATGTGCTGTACTTTATTATGTTGCGTTTCGGACAAATAATACAAAATAGCGCCCGAAGCAATTATTCCTTCTTTCAATTCTTCGATTCCAAATCCTTTTAGAGAAATGGTTTCAAAATGCTTAGTTAAAACTTCAAAAGCATAATCTTCTTTATAAATCCAATCTTCTAAATAAAAACTATGATAATCATCTCCGAAAGTTTCCCTGAAATCATTCTTGTTATTTTTAGGAATTAAGACTTCACTGGGATTAAAATTCTGCAATAATTTATCGATATATTCTGCGTTTCCTTGTGCCGTAAGAAATTCTCCGGTTGAAACATCCAGAAACGAAATTCCTATTGATTTATTGGCAAAATAAACCGATGCTAAAAAGTTATTGGTTTTTGATTGTAAAACCTCATCATTCATAGAAACCCCCGGCGTCACCAATTCGGTCACTCCTCGTTTCACGATGGTTTTAGTCATTTTTGGATCTTCAAGCTGATCACAAATGGCTACACGAAGACCTGCTTTAACCAACTTTGGCAAATAGGTATTTAAGGAATGATGCGGAAAACCCGCCAGAGCCGTTTCGGTTTCAGAACCCGCTCCACGTTTCGTTAATACAATTCCTAATATTTTTGAGGCCCGTACCGCATCTTCACCGAATGTTTCATAAAAATCCCCCACACGAAACAACAAACAAGCATCAGGATACTTCCTTTTGATCTCATTATATTGCTTCATTAAAGGCGTTTCCTTAACTACTTTATCTTTAGCTGCCAAATTAATTATCTTTAATAAATTGAAAAAAAATGTGTCAGCGAATTTATATATTTTAAAGCGAATAAAGAACAGTTCGAAAATTTAAATATTTTTAAGAAAATATTAGCACCTAGTTTCTATTTTTTATATAGATTTGTCTATAATTTTTAATTGAAATTGATATGAAAAAAATAATAACGTTAGCAATGCTTGTTGCATTAGGTGCATTTACTACTACTGCGCAAGAAACTACTAAAAAAACAAAAGCAGCTACTGCTAAAATTTCAACTCCAAAAGTAAATGGTGCTGGAATGGTTTTCGTTAACGAAGTAATTGATTACGGAACTATTGCCCACAACGCTGATGGAAAACGTGAATTTGTTTTCACAAACAACGGTAACAAACCATTAATCATCACAAATGCTCAAGGTTCTTGTGGTTGCACAGTACCTACAAGTCCAAAAGAACCTATTGCACCTGGAGCAAAAGGAATAATTGGAGTAAAATATGCTACAGACAGAGTTGGTGCATTTACAAAAACGGTTACAATTACTTCAAACGCTGAAGGACAACCAACAAAAGTACTTACTATAAAAGGAACCGTTTTAGCAGACAATGCGTCAAAAAGCTAGATTCCATAAATAATACACCCAAAAAGCTTCCTTTAATTTAGGAAGCTTTTTTTGTAAGCATAATTTTAAATATGAGAAAGCTAGAAAACAGCGAACTCGATAGAAAATCTATTGAATCTTTTAAAAAATCAGAAAAAACACCTCTTATTTTGGTGCTAGACGGCATTCGAAGTTTGCACAATATCGGATCTGTATTCAGAACTTCAGATGCTTTTTTGATTGAAAAAATATATCTCTGTGGCATCACGGCTACACCTCCAAACAAAGAAATTCACAAAACTGCTCTTGGCGCCACCGAAACTGTAGCTTGGGAACATCACGAGAATGTTCTTGAAGTTATAGCAAACTTAAAAAATGAAGGCGTCACAACACTTGCCATAGAACAAGTGGAGAGTGCAATTTTTCTTCAAGATTTTAAAGTCGATACTAAACAAAAATATGCTTTAGTTTTTGGTAATGAGGTGCATGGCGTATCACAAGAAGCAGTAGCACTTTGTGATGGTGCTATAGAAATTCCTCAATTGGGAACTAAACATTCCTTAAACATTTCGGTAAGTGCAGGCATTGTGGTTTGGGATTTATTTCAAAAAATGAATTGGCCTGGATAATTTTTTTTGAACATTAACGGTAATACTTTTATAAAATGAGAATTTATAATTTTTTCAAAATAGCTTTAGCCTTTTTACTTAGTAGTTCAACTGCTGTTTTCGCAACTAATTCTAATTTTTTAATAAGAAAAGCTCTTAGTTCAACCGCTATTAATCCACCCAAAATCACAGCAACAGGAAACCAAATATACTGCCCACAAACCTATATAAAAATCGTAACTGATGTAAAAATTGAGTACGATCTCGCAAAACCAAACACAGATGCAATCTACATTCAAATTTCATCAGGTTATATAAATGGACAAGACAGACTTTCGTTATCCGGTTCTCATCCGGCCATTAAATCAGAATGGATTGCATTAGAAGGAAAACTAAAACTATCCAGCATAACATCAGGAGCGGCTGTTTCTTATACCGATTTTGAAGCTGCAATCAAAGATGTTGAATTTTATAATTCGTCCCTTTCTCCATCCGGAATTCGAAATTTCTCTATAAGTGTTGGTGTAGGGCAAGCTAATTATTTACCTCGAAATGGTCACTTTTATGAGTACGTTGCAAGTCCGGGTATTTCTTGGACAGCCGCAAAAGCAGCCGCAGAAACAAAAACATATTATGGACTGCAAGGCTATTTAGCCACGCTCACAGCATCTGACGAAGCACAATTAGCAGGAGCGCAAGCACCTGGAACAGGATGGATTGGCGGAAATGACACCCAAACGGAAGGTCTCTGGAGATGGGTAACTGGCCCAGAAGCAGGAACGCCATTTACATATGCTTTTTGGAACAATAATGAACCTAATAATTCCGGCAATAATGAAGATTATGCTCATATCACGGATCCAAATCTCCCCGATTCAATTATAGGTTCTTGGAATGATTTACCGGAGATAGGAGGCGATGGATTGTATGCTCCAAAAGGATACATAGTAGAATATGGAGGAATGCCTGGCGAAGCTCCTCTTGAAATTTCGGCAAGTACTAGCTTGATAATTCCCAAAATTACAGGAACTACACCAAGCTCAAGATGTGGTTCTGGAAATATTACTCTTCAAGCAAATGCAACAAATGGAACGATAAGCTGGTATACTACAACAACCGGCGGAACAGCGATAGCATCCGGTAACACTTTTACCACTACTATTACAGCAACAACCCCTTTTTATGTAGAGGCTGGATGTACTACAAATCGAACGCTAATTACAGCAACCGTTTATCCGTTGCCTATTGCAAATTCAGTTATAATCCCTAGACAATGCGATGATAATCATGACGGCATATTCACATTCAACACCTCTAATTTAGAAGGTAATTTAAAAAATGGACAAACAAACGTAACAGTTACATATTTTGACCAAAACAATAATCCTTTGAAAGATGTTAACGGAATTTTAATTACTAGTCCGTTCCCAAATAGTTTTTCAACAAAAACCCAAAACATAAAAGCCGTTGTAACAGATAATTCGCCTTTACGCTGTTTTGATGAAACAAATATTTCATTTATAGTTGATGATTTACCCGAAGCATTTGCCGTTCCAGCATCTTTAACAACAGCTTGTGATGACGAAACCAATCCATTAAATCAAGACGGAAAATTTGCTTTTGACACAACTAATTTTGAAGCCACCCTTCTAGGAGGACAAACCGGAATGACAGTCACTTATTCCGATGCAAACAGCAATCCGTTGCCAAGTCCGTTGCCAAATCCATTTGTAACTGGAAACCAAACTGTTTTAGTAACCGTTACAAATCCATTGAATACAAACTGTACTGCAACTACAACTTTAAATTTCACTGTTAATCCGTTACCGATTCTCAATGACATCACAATTAAGCAATGTGATACCGACTTGATTTCGGACGGGAAAACTCTTTTTAACTTAACAGTAAATAACGATATGATTTCTGCAAATTACCAGAATGAAACTTTTACTTATTATACCAGTTTAACCGGAGCAAATAACGCGATTGCTTCGGATTTAATCTTGGACGAATTGGCCTTTGAAAACACAACTCCAACTTCGATGAGCATTTGGTCAAGAGTAGCCAATACTATTACCGGATGCTATAGTGTTTCCAAAATAGAATTAATAGTTCCCGCAACCAACATCAATCCAAACTATAAAATTACAATACCGCCTGTCTGTGATGATTTTTTAGATACTAATGGAAACGACACAGCCAATAACGACAAAAGAGATGGAATCACTACTTTCGATATGACTGCATCTAAAACCATCATACAAAATCTTTTACCATCAACCGATATTTACAGCATCAATTACTACAGAAACGAAGCCGATGCTTTAGCTGAAAGCAATGCAATCATTGATATTTCAAATTATAGAAATATTGGCTATCCTAATTCTCAAGATATCTGGATACGGGTTGACAGTAATTTAGACAATGCTTGTTATGGTTTAGGCCCATATTTAACTTTAAATGTTGAAGCTTTACCATTTGCTAATCCCGTAATTATACCCAGACAATGCGATGATAATCAAGACGGAATATTCACATTCAGTACTACTTCATTAGAATCTACTTTGATAAATGGGCAAACAGGCATAACTGTTACGTATTTCGACCAAAACAAT
This region of Flavobacterium lacustre genomic DNA includes:
- the galE gene encoding UDP-glucose 4-epimerase GalE is translated as MKILVTGGLGFIGSHTVVELQNEGFEVIVVDNLSNTSLNVLDGIQNITGKVPAFEKLDLREKDKVQEFFKRHTDISGVIHFAASKAVGESVENPLLYYENNINALVYILQELQQKEEANFIFSSSCTVYGQAEKMPITEDASIQIAMSPYGNTKQIGEEIITDTAKVTNINAILLRYFNPIGSHPSAEIGELPIGVPQNLVPFITQTGFGLRKELSVYGDDYPTPDGTAVRDYIHVVDLAKAHVIALQRLLNKKNTAKVETFNLGTGTGSSVLEVIHTFEKVSGKKLPYKIVARREGDITSAYANTDKANNVLGWKAQSTLEQAMASAWKWEQKIRS
- a CDS encoding DegT/DnrJ/EryC1/StrS family aminotransferase: MKKIQMVDLKSQYDAIKETVNNSIQEVLDSNAYINGPQVHKFQKSLEEYLDVKHVIPCANGTDALQIAMMGLGLKPGDEVITADFTFAATVEVIALLQLRPVLVDVDLFNMNISIEGIKKAITPKTKAIVPIHLFGRAANMEAIMAIAKAHNLYVIEDNAQAIGANCRFSDGTKKKAGTIGHVGATSFFPSKNLGCYGDGGAIFTNDDALAHTIRGIVNHGMYERYHHDVVGVNSRLDSIQAAVLNAKLPLLDQYNKARQDAARKYTAAFQGHKNIIAPTICDVCDCHVFHQYTLRIINADRDGLMQHLLDKGIPCAIYYPIPLHLQKAYLDSRYKEEDFPVTNQLVKEVISLPMHTELEDEQIKFITDSVLEFLK
- a CDS encoding 3-deoxy-D-manno-octulosonic acid transferase — encoded protein: MLFAYNIVVFIAGYLLKVVSVFSPKIKLFVAGRKEVFPILEQKIKPSDKTIWFHAASLGEYEQGLPVIEKIKEKYPSHKIIVSFFSPSGYEVRKNNTIADATVYLPLDSKKNAQEFLRLVHPDFVFFIKYEYWLHYLSELKKQNTPTYLISGIFRPNQMFFKWYGGFYRKALDTFTYFFVQNQNSKDLLLQLGKTNVAVSGDTRFDRVAAILEKDNSLEFISEFKNNTLTIVIGSSWPKDENLLIDFINTQNQPLKFIIAPHNIKPAQIEQLKNSITKKTVLFTEKENKNLNEYDVFIIDTIGILTKIYSYADIAYVGGGFGNPGVHNILEPATFGVPIVIGPNYSHFAEATALVNLKGCTVISNLKEMENAFLELIENDTIRAQKGLICSAFVQENRGATNTILKKI
- a CDS encoding PG1828 family lipoprotein, whose amino-acid sequence is MKKVFLSLAVVAVLTVVSCKKAEAPAEEVVAADTTAVVVDSAAVVADTAAVAVDSAAVAAPEAK
- a CDS encoding DUF1508 domain-containing protein, with product MGAFVISKRFNDEYKFVFTSRKGKTIFTSLSYELKFECEESIERFKLSIETANFVKVKTSSGKYFFRLLLAEELFAVSRKYTTELRLQKGIKEIVQYASKSEILDFSEGGFVFPD
- the mutS gene encoding DNA mismatch repair protein MutS codes for the protein MAAKDKVVKETPLMKQYNEIKRKYPDACLLFRVGDFYETFGEDAVRASKILGIVLTKRGAGSETETALAGFPHHSLNTYLPKLVKAGLRVAICDQLEDPKMTKTIVKRGVTELVTPGVSMNDEVLQSKTNNFLASVYFANKSIGISFLDVSTGEFLTAQGNAEYIDKLLQNFNPSEVLIPKNNKNDFRETFGDDYHSFYLEDWIYKEDYAFEVLTKHFETISLKGFGIEELKEGIIASGAILYYLSETQHNKVQHITAIQRIAEDAYVWMDRFTIRNLELYHSYNPNAVTLLDVIDKTLSPMGGRLLKRWLALPLKDSAKIQNRHQVVAYLKENQDVLKNIQKQIKQISDLERLISKIAAGKVSPREVIYLKESLDAIIPIKTLALESPQEAVKVIGDSLHSCELLREKIKTTLNQDAPVAIAKGNAIAKGINAELDDLRAISTSGKEFLEGIEKRESQLTGISSLKISFNNVFGYYIEVRNMHKDKVPAEWIRKQTLVNAERYITEELKEYETKILGAEEKIHKIEVELFEQLVSWIATYIKPVQMNANLVAQLDCLCSFTQLAIENKYVCPEIDDTFELEIKNGRHPVIEKQLPVGMPYIANDVFLDRETQQLIMITGPNMSGKSAILRQTALIVLLAQMGSFVPADSVRMGMVDKIFTRVGASDNISMGESTFMVEMNETASILNNISDRSLVLLDEIGRGTSTYDGISIAWAIAEFLHEHPSRPKTLFATHYHELNEMSESLPRIQNYNVAVKELKDTVLFIRKLVKGGSAHSFGIHVAKMAGMPQIVILKAQKLLKKLEKNHSSDALNGIKAAKDEMQMSFFNLDDPLLEEIKEEILNLDINTITPMEALMKLNEIKRMLTRK
- a CDS encoding DUF1573 domain-containing protein, yielding MKKIITLAMLVALGAFTTTAQETTKKTKAATAKISTPKVNGAGMVFVNEVIDYGTIAHNADGKREFVFTNNGNKPLIITNAQGSCGCTVPTSPKEPIAPGAKGIIGVKYATDRVGAFTKTVTITSNAEGQPTKVLTIKGTVLADNASKS
- a CDS encoding RNA methyltransferase: MRKLENSELDRKSIESFKKSEKTPLILVLDGIRSLHNIGSVFRTSDAFLIEKIYLCGITATPPNKEIHKTALGATETVAWEHHENVLEVIANLKNEGVTTLAIEQVESAIFLQDFKVDTKQKYALVFGNEVHGVSQEAVALCDGAIEIPQLGTKHSLNISVSAGIVVWDLFQKMNWPG